In Paramormyrops kingsleyae isolate MSU_618 chromosome 5, PKINGS_0.4, whole genome shotgun sequence, one DNA window encodes the following:
- the pdia2 gene encoding protein disulfide-isomerase A2, whose product MKSQWLLLCLALSSTASTNADEAHGTEEDSPKHTEEENKEKTHDILEDKDVMVLHVNNFARALSENKYLLVEFYAPWCSHCRALEPEYSQAAGILKNETSEIRLAKVDATEEKELAAEFGVDSFPILKLFEDGKRENATDFTGKRNAKGIVQWLKRRAGPAATFLGTEQDAQELIDAHSVVVIGFFTHLSNDDVKVFYETAMEITDVTFGITTLPEVFKKYSVANTAVVLFKQFDEGRVEFEISKKLEKNELTTFIMNNSLELVIEFSEENADKIFGSKIHNHILLFMNSTEESHVQILNTFRGGALDFKGKILFVVIDVNAGFSHVLKYFGLTEDDAPTFRLINTDTLKKYALDGKGLTAEHLHAFCQGVLDGTVKPHMMSQEIPEDWDKNPVKVVVGKNFERVAFDETKNVFIEFYAPWCGHCKELEPIWQKLGEKYKDHESIIIAKMDSTANEVDSFDVSGFPTIKYFPAGSERKIVDYNGNRDLETFSRFLEHGGQLPEESDEEIDEEDVEDEEKVSEESTVVDLKQDNETTKDEL is encoded by the exons ATGAAGTCGCAGTGGCTTCTCCTCTGCCTGGCTTTGAGCTCAACAGCCAGCACCAACGCTGACGAGGCACACGGCACAGAGGAAGACTCACCAAAACACACAGAGGAAGAGAACAAAGAAAAGACGCATGACATTCTGGAGGACAAGGATGTGATGGTCcttcatgtaaataattttgCAAGAGCACTCAGTGAAAACAAATATCTCCTTGTTGAATTCT ACGCCCCGTGGTGCAGTCACTGCCGTGCTTTGGAGCCGGAATATTCCCAAGCAGCTGGAATCCTGAAGAATGAGACAAGCGAGATTCGACTGGCCAAGGTGGATGCCACGGAGGAGAAGGAGCTGGCCGCGGAGTTTGGAGTCGACAGTTTCCCCATACTGAAACTCTTCGAAGATGGAAAACGGGAAAATGCCACGGACTTTACTG GGAAAAGGAATGCCAAAGGTATCGTTCAGTGGTTGAAGAGGCGAGCCGGCCCTGCGGCTACCTTTCTAGGGACAGAACAGGATGCTCAGGAGCTCATTGATGCACACAGTGTGGTCGTCATTGGCTTTTTCACA CATCTCAGTAATGATGATGTCAAGGTCTTTTATGAAACTGCAATGGAAATAACAGATGTGACATTTGGAATAACGACACTTCCTGAGGTTTTCAAGAAATACAGCGTGGCAAACACAGCTGTTGTGCTTTTTAAGCAG TTTGATGAAGGACGCGTAGAGTTTGAGATTTCAAAAAAGCTGGAGAAAAATGAGTTGACTACTTTCATCATGAACAACAGTTTGGAACTTGTCATTGAGTTTAGTGAGGAG AATGCAGACAAGATCTTTGGCTCAAAGATACATAACCACATCCTGCTGTTCATGAATTCAACTGAGGAGTCACATGTTCAGATCCTGAACACATTtcgggggggggcactggattTCAAAGGGAAG attCTGTTCGTTGTAATCGATGTGAATGCAGGCTTCTCGCATGTGTTGAAGTACTTTGGCTTGACAGAGGATGACGCCCCCACATTTCGACTCATTAACACAGACACATTGAAGAAGTATGCACTGGATGGAAAGGGCCTTACAGCAGAGCACCTTCATGCTTTCTGTCAGGGTGTGCTGGATGGAACAGTTAAG CCTCACATGATGAGCCAGGAGATTCCTGAGGACTGGGATAAAAATCCTGTCAAAGTAGTAGTAGGCAAAAACTTTGAAAGAGTGGCCTTTGATGAAACCAAGAATGTCTTCATTGAATTCT ATGCTCCTTGGTGTGGACACTGTAAAGAACTGGAACCAATCTGGCAAAAACTGGGTGAGAAATATAAAGACCATGAGAGCATAATAATTGCTAAGATGGACTCCACTGCTAATGAAGTGGATTCTTTTGATGTCTCTGGATTTCCTACAATCAAGTACTTTCCGGCTGGATCAGAGAGAAAA ATTGTTGATTATAATGGAAATAGAGATTTAGAAACATTTTCAAGATTCTTGGAGCATGGAGGACAGCTCCCCGAAGAGTCGGATGAAGAAATAGATGAAGAAGATGTAGAAGATGAAGAAAAg GTATCTGAGGAGTCAACGGTGGTAGATCTCAAACAAGATAATGAGACAACTAAGGATGAATTGTGA
- the LOC111839909 gene encoding uncharacterized protein, with protein MDIPANTFPPPPPYEKPAGMQSAVSKDAHVASQQNAGNISVNVTCVPSQQESKPKSESLSEPQYMAQVPFQQPQFQPIQVQQPQFQPVQFQQPQFQPVQVQQPQFQPVQVQQPQFQPVQVQQAQFQQPQYVVNQQPVICSGNLGPEPAITTCTNCRERVTTNVVYKAGTFAWVICLVFILFGLVFGCCLIPFCMDSFQDAYHSCPQCHASLHVHKRL; from the exons ATGGATATTCCTGCCAATACAttcccaccaccaccaccttacGAAAAGCCAGCAGGCATGCAATCAG CTGTTTCCAAAGATGCTCATGTGGCTTCACAACAGAACGCAGGAAACATCTCTGTAAATGTAACCTGTGTTCCGAGTCAACAAGAATCTAAGCCTAAATCTGAAAGCCTCTCCGAGCCTCAGTATATGGCGCAGGTTCCATTCCAGCAGCCTCAGTTCCAACCGATTCAAGTCCAACAGCCTCAGTTCCAACCGGTTCAATTCCAACAGCCTCAGTTCCAACCGGTTCAAGTCCAACAGCCTCAGTTCCAACCGGTTCAAGTCCAACAGCCTCAGTTCCAACCGGTTCAAGTCCAACAGGCTCAGTTCCAACAGCCTCAATACGTTGTCA ATCAGCAACCTGTCATATGCAGTGGGAATCTGGGTCCAGAACCTGCCATAACAACCTGCACCAATTGTAGGGAGAGAGTCACAACTAATGTGGTTTATAAGGCTGGGACCTTTGCGTGGGTGATATGCTTAGTCTTCATCCTATTTGG CTTGGTGTTTGGATGCTGCCTGATCCCATTCTGTATGGACTCCTTCCAAGATGCTTATCACAGCTGCCCACAGTGCCACGCCAGCCTCCATGTTCACAAACGGCTTTAA